A window of the Henckelia pumila isolate YLH828 chromosome 3, ASM3356847v2, whole genome shotgun sequence genome harbors these coding sequences:
- the LOC140890834 gene encoding ankyrin repeat-containing protein At5g02620-like: MEGLARQQSFHKKQMKKQVTRKRDDTALHSATRAGDLEVVLEMLGNSEGDELKELLSKQNQSGETVLYVASEFSHVDLVKELIKYYDDGSAAVKAKNGYDAFHIAAKIGGLEVLKVLIDAIPQLLATVDQSNATPLHTAAAQGHVEVVKFLLDRNSSLATIARNNGKTALHSSARNGHLEVVKAILSKEKGIATWVDKKGQTALHMAVKGSNANVVDELIASDDTSLTIVDGKGNSALHIATRKGRLQIVQTLLKHKEVNKDAINKSGETAFDTAEKTGRSEIASILREYGVKSAKSLTAQPAKNPARELKQTVSDIKHEVHDQIEHTRQTRRKVRGIAKRLDKMQTEGLNNAITSTTVVAVLIATVAFAAIFTLPGQYADEPNEVPPGSSLGEANVAPRLEFSIFLISDSLALFISLAVVVVQTSVVVVEKEAKKLMMTVINKLMWLACAFISVAFLAICYIIVGDDERWLAIGITVIGTLIMATTLGTLCYWVIMHRIEASNLRNRRLSARNSRSQSWSVSMIVSDEEIPEDDYKKLYAL; encoded by the exons ATGGAGGGTTTAGCTAGGCAACAAAGCTTCCACAAGAAGCAGATGAAGAAACAGGTTACTCGAAAACGAGATGATACTGCGTTGCATTCGGCGACAAGAGCGGGGGATTTGGAAGTGGTTTTGGAGATGCTTGGTAATAGTGAGGGAgatgaattgaaagaattgctGTCTAAACAGAACCAATCGGGCGAAACGGTGCTTTATGTAGCTTCTGAATTTAGTCATGTTGATCTGGTTAAGGAGCTGATAAAGTACTATGATGATGGTTCTGCTGCAGTCAAGGCTAAGAATGGTTACGATGCTTTTCATATCGCTGCCAAGATTGGTGGATTGG AAGTTCTAAAGGTCCTAATCGATGCCATTCCCCAACTTTTAGCAACAGTAGATCAATCAAATGCTACACCCCTTCATACGGCTGCAGCACAAGGTCATGTTGAGGTGGTCAAGTTTCTGTTGGATAGAAATAGTAGTCTTGCCACCATAGCGAGAAATAATGGTAAAACAGCCTTGCATTCTTCTGCAAGAAACGGCCATCTCGAGGTGGTCAAGGCCATTTTAAGCAAAGAGAAAGGAATCGCGACATGGGTCGATAAGAAGGGACAGACAGCTCTTCATATGGCTGTCAAGGGAAGTAATGCTAATGTGGTTGACGAGCTTATTGCATCAGATGATACTTCGCTTACCATTGTTGATGGAAAGGGAAATTCTGCGTTGCACATTGCCACGAGAAAGGGTCGACTGCAG ATTGTTCAAACTCTATTGAAGCACAAAGAAGTTAATAAAGATGCCATCAACAAATCTGGGGAGACTGCTTTTGATACAGCTGAAAAAACCGGGCGTTCAGAGATTGCAAGTATCCTGCGGGAGTACGGTGTTAAGAGTGCAAAGTCCTTAACGGCTCAACCAGCAAAAAATCCAGCAAGAGAGCTGAAACAAACTGTAAGCGACATAAAACATGAAGTTCACGACCAGATCGAGCACACACGCCAAACTCGGAGAAAGGTTCGTGGTATAGCCAAAAGGCTTGATAAAATGCAAACAGAAGGGCTCAACAATGCAATAACCTCAACAACTGTGGTTGCTGTTTTGATTGCCACGGTTGCTTTTGCTGCCATTTTTACTCTCCCTGGTCAATATGCTGATGAACCGAATGAAGTTCCTCCGGGATCTTCTCTCGGAGAAGCGAACGTCGCGCCAAGACTCGAATTCTCGATTTTCTTGATATCCGACTCTCTGGCACTATTCATATCATTAGCTGTTGTTGTCGTTCAGACATCTGTGGTAGTTGTTGAGAAGGAGGCGAAGAAACTAATGATGACGGTTATCAACAAGCTTATGTGGTTGGCTTGTGCTTTTATTTCTGTCGCCTTTCTTGCTATATGTTACATCATCGTGGGGGATGACGAAAGGTGGTTGGCTATTGGAATAACAGTTATAGGGACACTAATCATGGCTACGACGCTCGGCACACTCTGTTACTGGGTGATAATGCACCGGATTGAAGCTTCTAACTTGAGAAACCGCCGCTTGTCGGCAAGAAATAGTAGATCACAATCGTGGTCTGTATCGATGATTGTGTCAGATGAGGAAATCCCGGAGGATGACTACAAGAAACTTTATGCACTCTGA